In the genome of Deltaproteobacteria bacterium, the window TGCCCCATTTATCCATAAAGCAGGATTTAATATCCCGCTTGCAATAGACTTGGGCATTAATAATGCACCAACAGTTTTTGCAGCAGGTGCTGAATTAAAGGCTGCCTTTTGTTTAACTAAAGATGGATATGCTATACTGGGTCCAACTATAGGTGACATGAGAAGCAAAGAGGCTATCATCTTTTATAAAGAGGGCATGAAGGATATTATAAAGGCTTTTGAGATAGACCCTGATATAATAGCCCATGACCTTCATCCTAACTACTGGACAACACAGTTTGCCAAGCAGATTTCAGATTCAAAAGAACCACCTATCCAAAGTATACAGGTTCAGCACCATCACGCGCATATTGCATCCTGCATGGCAGAGCATGGTATCAGGGGAAATGTTCTGGGTGTTGCAATGGATGGAACATCAAATGGTCAGGATGGAAAGATATGGGGAGGAGAATTTTTAATTGCAGATGAAACTGATTTTGAGAGGTTTGCACACCTTGAATATATGCCGATGCCCGGAGGTGAAATGGCAATAAAAGAACCTTTTCGGATGGCGTTTAGTTATATTTATCATACATTTGAAGGGGGTTATGGAGCAGAGATTGAATTTGCTAAAAGATTTGACCAGGGGGTTTTAAAGACATTTATAGACATGATGCGAGGTAAAATAAATTCTCCTCTTACATCAAGTTGCGGCAGGCTCTTTGATGCAGTATCCTCTATTATCGGTATAAAGGATATTATAACATTTGAGGGTGAGGCAGCTATATCAATGGAAAGGGTTGCGTCTGCCAATGTATCAGGTTCTTATGGATTTGAGATAAAAGGGTTTAATCCATATATCATAGATGTAAAGCCTATGATAAAAGAGGTAGTAGAAGATGCAAGTAAAGGCAAGGCAATATCTGATATAGCAGGCGCTTTTCATAATACGATTGCAGATATAATATTGGCAGTTTCAAAGAATGCACGAAGGGATAAATCTATAGACAGGGTTATTCTTACAGGCGGTTGCTTTCAGAACGCACTTTTGTTGGGAAAGGCAGTGCCAAGACTTGCAGATAACGGGTTTCATGTATTTACACACAGGGTGGTCCCGCCAAATGATGGGGGGATATGTATTGGACAGGCACTCATAGCATCTTCAATGGCAAAAGGCATATAAAAATTCTCTCTAATATGATTGTTTATTCTCCAGCAAAAATAAATCTCTTCTTAAAGGTCTTAAAAAAGCGGGATGATGGCTATCACGACATTGTTACAGTTATGCAGCCTGTCTCTATTTATGACGAAATATCTCTTAAAATAACAAACGGAGAGGGTATTGTAGTTACCTCTGATAACAAGACCATACCGCTGGATAAAACAAACCTTGTATACAAGGCAGCCGATGCCTTATTAAGTTATACAAGACTAAAAAGGCATGTTGCTATTAAAATCAAAAAAAGAATTCCTGTGGCGGCCGGATTGGGGGGCGGAAGCAGTAATGCAGCAACTGTCTTGACAAGTTTAAACAGCATGCTTTCAACAGGACTCCTTACAGATAACCTCTTGGAAATAGGGGCAGAACTTGGATCAGATGTGCCTTTTTTTATACATGGAGGTTCAGTGATTGCCGCAGGCAGGGGCGAGAAGATTGAAGGAATAGAAATTCCGAAATTCTGGTATATTATTATAAACCCAGATTTTCCCGTGTCAACAGCATGGGTATATGGAAATTTACACTTGACAAATAAACAAGGGAATATTAACATTCTTCACTTAAAAAAACTTTTAAAAAGTTGCACCATAGAAGATATTTTAGAAAATGACTTGGAGGATGTTACTGTAAAAAGGTATCCTCAAATTGCAGAAATAAAGTCTTTTTTGAAAAACATTGGTGCAAAGGGTGCGCTTATGTCAGGGAGCGGGCCAACGGTTTTCGGGGTATTTGAAAATAAAGAAGCAGCAGAAAGCGCCTTTATTCGCATAAAAAACGACCCAATGTTTAAGAACATGGCTGTTTTTGTGGCGCAAGGAATAGAATAAAATCAAAAATCAAAAGTCAAAAATCAAAATGACAAATCAAAATATAAAGATTAAATACCTTAATTTTGATTTTTAATATTTGAATTTTAAATTTTCTTTATTTTGGGGCGTTGCCAAGCGGTAAGGCACAGGGTTTTGATCCCTGCATTCCCAGGTTCGAATCCTGGCGCCCCAACCATGAAAGCGGTTTAAACGGTTTAAACAGTTTAAGCGGTTTAAACGGTTTTTAAAACTATGCTTGATAAACTTAAAATATTTACAGGGAATTCCAATATTCCGCTGGCATCAGAGATAGCCCGATACCTTGATGTGCCTCTTGGTGAATCAGAGGTAAAGAGTTTCAGCGATGGTGAGATATGCGTTGAGATTAAGGAGAGTGTCAGGGGTATGGAGGTTTATGTTGTCCAGTCTACCTGTCCTCCGGCAAACAAGCATTTAATGGAACTCCTCATCATGCTGGATGCATTAAAAAGGGCATCTGCCTATGCAATAACAGCGGTAATACCATATTATGGTTATGCAAGACAGGATAGGAAGGTTGCGCCAAGAACACCCATCACTGCAAAATTAATAGCAGACCTGATTGCCACAGCGGGTGCAACACGGGTTTTATGCGTAGACCTCCATGCAGGGCAGATACAGGGGTTTTTCAATGTGCCTGTTGATAATCTCTATGCAACGCCTGTGATTTTGGAATATATCCATAATAATTATAAAGATGATGTGGTGATTGTATCGCCGGATGCAGGTGGTGTAGAAAGGGCAAGGGCATTTGCAAAGAGGCTTGACACCAGTTTTGCAATTATTGATAAGAGACGACCTGCCCCAAATATTGCAGAGGTTATGAATATTATAGGAGATATAAAGGATAAAAAGGCAATACTTCTGGATGACATGATAGATACTGCAGGGACAATTACCCTGGCTGCAAATGCACTTGCTGAAAAGGGTGCAAAAGAGGTATATGCCTGCTGCACCCATCCTGTTTTTTCAGGTCCGGCAGCGGACAGGTTAAGAAAGTCAGCAATAAAAGAAGTTGTGGTAACAAACACGATACCTTTAAACAAAGAGGCATCAACACTAAATAAAATAAAGACACTCTCTATTGCCCCGCTTTTAAGTGAGGCAATAAAAAGGATACACTATGGAGAGTCAGTAAGTTCGCTGTTTGTATAGAAACAGGCGATAGGCGATAGGTGATAGGCAATTGGGTAAAATCAGTAACCCATAACCTATAGCCCATTGCCCATAGCCTGTATTTTTAGGAGGAGACATGGAACAGATTGAATTAACAGCCGTGATGAGAAATGGTGTTGGTAAAGAGAAGGCAAAAAAACTCAGACGGGAAGGATTGGTGCCTGCAATACTCTACGGCCCTGTAGTTGCAAAGGCTTTGTCATTATCTTTAAATGGCAAGGATCTTAAAAAGGCATTATCAACAGGCGCAGGATCCAATGTCCTTGTGAACATAAAGATACAGGATGACAAAAAGAAAAAAAGGGTGGTTATGTTCAGAGGGTTTCAGAGAGATGTTCTCACACGAGAAATCATCCATGCTGACCTTTATGAACTGGTTATGGATCACAAGATTGCTGTAGATGTGCCTGTTCATCTTGTTGGCAAGGCAGAGGGTGTAGCAATGGGAGGTATTATCCAGCAAGAGAGTAGGACATTGAAGATAGA includes:
- a CDS encoding carbamoyltransferase HypF — encoded protein: MRIREQHGMITQRFAPFIHKAGFNIPLAIDLGINNAPTVFAAGAELKAAFCLTKDGYAILGPTIGDMRSKEAIIFYKEGMKDIIKAFEIDPDIIAHDLHPNYWTTQFAKQISDSKEPPIQSIQVQHHHAHIASCMAEHGIRGNVLGVAMDGTSNGQDGKIWGGEFLIADETDFERFAHLEYMPMPGGEMAIKEPFRMAFSYIYHTFEGGYGAEIEFAKRFDQGVLKTFIDMMRGKINSPLTSSCGRLFDAVSSIIGIKDIITFEGEAAISMERVASANVSGSYGFEIKGFNPYIIDVKPMIKEVVEDASKGKAISDIAGAFHNTIADIILAVSKNARRDKSIDRVILTGGCFQNALLLGKAVPRLADNGFHVFTHRVVPPNDGGICIGQALIASSMAKGI
- a CDS encoding 4-(cytidine 5'-diphospho)-2-C-methyl-D-erythritol kinase, with the protein product MYWTGTHSIFNGKRHIKILSNMIVYSPAKINLFLKVLKKRDDGYHDIVTVMQPVSIYDEISLKITNGEGIVVTSDNKTIPLDKTNLVYKAADALLSYTRLKRHVAIKIKKRIPVAAGLGGGSSNAATVLTSLNSMLSTGLLTDNLLEIGAELGSDVPFFIHGGSVIAAGRGEKIEGIEIPKFWYIIINPDFPVSTAWVYGNLHLTNKQGNINILHLKKLLKSCTIEDILENDLEDVTVKRYPQIAEIKSFLKNIGAKGALMSGSGPTVFGVFENKEAAESAFIRIKNDPMFKNMAVFVAQGIE
- a CDS encoding ribose-phosphate pyrophosphokinase, with product MLDKLKIFTGNSNIPLASEIARYLDVPLGESEVKSFSDGEICVEIKESVRGMEVYVVQSTCPPANKHLMELLIMLDALKRASAYAITAVIPYYGYARQDRKVAPRTPITAKLIADLIATAGATRVLCVDLHAGQIQGFFNVPVDNLYATPVILEYIHNNYKDDVVIVSPDAGGVERARAFAKRLDTSFAIIDKRRPAPNIAEVMNIIGDIKDKKAILLDDMIDTAGTITLAANALAEKGAKEVYACCTHPVFSGPAADRLRKSAIKEVVVTNTIPLNKEASTLNKIKTLSIAPLLSEAIKRIHYGESVSSLFV
- a CDS encoding 50S ribosomal protein L25 is translated as MEQIELTAVMRNGVGKEKAKKLRREGLVPAILYGPVVAKALSLSLNGKDLKKALSTGAGSNVLVNIKIQDDKKKKRVVMFRGFQRDVLTREIIHADLYELVMDHKIAVDVPVHLVGKAEGVAMGGIIQQESRTLKIECLPNQIPDKIDVDVTSLIIGHSIHVKDITLPQGLKIAGDPNQTIVLVAAPTEEVAVKTAEEIQAELAKSFEEKEKPEEKPVHAGSKQGKEEEKKK